gttttaaaaccccaaaacattacATTTAAAAGGGGTTTCAATAGTAAAGGCCCACAGCTTGGCTTATTTGTTTCTGAATGCTAAGATATATGTAGTGAAACCAGATTCCTTCTCTGTTCTCTTGGGAATTTgtaataaaatcacagaaacttCTTTTTGAGCATATAAGCACATAAATAATTTACTATCCTTAAGTGGGCATATAACCTTTGCTACCTACTCTGCAGTAATAGCTGTGTGAATAAATATCATGTTGAAAAGCAAGATAATTCAAGGTAACATATACACAGGCTGATTTCATAAAATTCTTAAGTAAATTATAGCATAAGAATGGCATATTAAGACAGTGATTTTTATGCAAAAATTAATATACTGCCTCTGCCCACCAAAATATCTGTTTGCAGGTAATCTGCTTATTTATCATTTGGTCATACCaagctcttctcttttttttccacctgtaTATGATCTTTGGTTCCTGAGTAATTAAGAGGTTTGACTAAAAAAGGAAGTTGGAAATTTGAGAACTGTTTTAAACAGTCTTCAGTGTCTTTTTCATGCAGCAAAACAATGCTTGAGAGATAAGTAGGATTAGAACAGAGTATTTCTGTGGGTTCAGAACTGTGTCATAGGATATTACAAGACAGAAAATGACAGTGGAAACCTGGAAAACTAAGATCCTACATTAGAATGTGAATTGAGTTTAATGGGGAGTTAAATGGAACATGGTCCTTTTGTTGCCCATTACCGTGGAATTTAAACTGATCAAACAGTTCTGGGCACTGTTAGAACAAGACTACTGAATTACAGCAGTGATTTAATCTGTATTGGCAGTTCTTGTGATTTCCTCAAGCATTTGTTCTGTTCTTTGGCCATCTTTTCCATTCCCCTATGCTAGTTGTAAAGCCATTCagttattttctatttccttcagagctggaggaagaTGAGTTCTACTTGATTCCCTggtttcttctcctccctctggTGTATTTGTACCTGAGAGGTCTGACTCATCTAATTCTTCTGCAAAGTGCCTACTGTTTTTCACAAAAAGCTAGACTGCTTTAAAGGCTTAGAATTGAAGTGGCAAAGAGTAGAAGCCAGTGCTGCATGAGCAATAGCTCCCAAATTTCACCATGCTGGAGCATATAAATGCTACAGAAAAGTAGGGATGAGAGGGACAACAGGAATTAATTCCATTCATCCTCTGTCCTTGGGCAAGGTTTGTTACACCCAAGCCATCTGAACACATATTACTAATACCAACTTGTTCTTGCAACATGGGTGTTCGTTGTTGACTTCAGATCTTCATGTGGAATTGTAAATATGAAGCTGTTTTACTGTGCCTGGATTGGTTACTTTAAATCCTACAGCAGAATCAGGCATCACATTTTATCAATATATGTGGTAGTTAGGAGGCATTTTAAGGGACTGATGTGAGCCACATTTTACGAGGCAAATTTTATTGATAAGTAACTGCAGAGCCATAGTAAGTAAGGACATTGAGGAAGATTTTATCAGTTGCTTATTAGGTTTGCATACTGGCTGAAAATGTTCAGGTGTCTTAGAGAGATGATGCATTTAACTGCATAAATTTTAACGAACATAGGTGTCAGGAATGAAGCCAGAAAAAGTACTTCATTCCTTTCCTAGAAATCTGTGGAACAGCACAAACCTTACCATAGCCCATCCCTTTTCTTGCTGAAGTGTAACTTGCAGTCTGTAGTTTTAAGGATTTAGTCTTGTTAAGAACACACATACAGACCAATTCAACCTTGAGGGTATACAAGAAAATAATCTTGCTCTACTAAATTACCAAGATGGGCTGGAGAACATTGGCACTGTAGAAGTGGAGTGATGTTGGTACCCCTGTTTGAACAATGGTTCAGCTGATCGtatatttaaaagcagttttggaTCAAGCCTGGCCAATTGCCCATAAGAAATGTCAGCAAACAATTTTACTGCATTCTAATTCTGTCTTTAGAGGATGGTGTTCTAAATCTAGGGTTGATGTTGTGAAAGCAGTTATTTTCTGGTTAACTTGAACAATTTTAAATATAGTCACTACTTAGCTGCTGAAACACGCTACTTGAGATTCCCCTGCTAGGTAGGCATGTGGTATcaattttaatttatctttccCTTTCACATTTAGGCTGATGCACCTAACCCAGGGCTTATTCCAGATGCAGATGCAGTAGGTGTAACAGTTGTGCTAATTACATGCACTTACCGAGGTCAAGAATTTATTAGAGTCGGCTACTATGTAAACAATGAATATACGGAAACAGAACTGAGAGAGAATCCACCAGTAAAGCCAGATTTTTCTAAGGTAAGGCATGTTTTGTTTTAGTCACATATAAGAGGCATGCTTGTAGAAAGAGGTTTttaagaaacaaacccaaaccccatTTTGTAATTTGATTTCATAAAGTGCATGGAATAGTGAGGCATCaaataatggaaaatacttGGGGGGACAAACTACAAGTGCCATGTAGTTGTCATAAATTTAGGTAATACTGAGAAACCATCAAAAATTCCACCATCTTGAAGCCTTGGCTGTACTTTCACACTGACTGTGAAATAAACGGTTGGATTTATTTCCAACTGCACCACTGTTACAAAGTGgctctgtttttcagaaaaacagaataatgTTTTTTCTAGGCCCATCAACCTGGAACTAAGTTGTAGATATTAATTTACTATAGTTGTTACTCAGCTGTTCTAGTGCCAGAGCTGCAGTTTCTGCAGAACTTCAACAAACAAACTGAGGAACAAGTTAGGTGTAAAATGAGAGAACATGGGTAGCCTGGTTGGATGATTATCTGATGAATGGATAATTTGACAAAGGAAGTATAAGGATTAAGTTATAAAAACATACCTCCTTCATAGTAGCAATTAAACCAGGACTAGAATTAAAAGATGAAGTGAAATAGTATGTTTTTTCTATGCTTAACTTAATTTTCAGGGATCAGATACTAAATATGTTGTCAAAATTACAGTTAAGTTTGAGGATTCCTAAACTTTGGGTatgttcctttcttcttcacttgtttcttttaaaacataacTTGTTATGTTGGTTGTCTATGCCAAAATGGTGACTCCCTTTAAGTACTTGAATTTAGAATGCCTAGAACTACTTGTCTTCATTCTCTGCTCATATAAAAAGCTAGCTTTGCTCCTatgaaaaagaacagcaaaagctATCTCATATTTGTACACAGAGTCCTTAATGTGACTTTGAGACAAAATGGAAATGCACAAGAAGGTTATTAAAGTGATTAATTAATGGGTAATAAGCGCTATGAGgttctaaaaaataaatgctctttTTAGTTTGCATAAGGGGTCAGGAAATACTTAATGAGAGTACACTTTCTTGGAGaataaaaccaacaaagcaCACCTTTCCTGTGATCAGTCTGAACTGTCATAGTGAGTGTCCACTGGCGCTAAGTTGCCATCCTCCAGGTAACTCTATAATCTTTCACcccttttcaaaataaagagaaaatgagcattttggttttttgctgcaTACATAAATACAGTatcttttcaaaggaaaatgaaggcCAGCCATGAGAATAAGATAGATGACTAATCATGTCCACTGCCACAGTGTTAGTATCTTCCAAATATaagtatttttactttaaaacttCAGTGGATAAATCCTCTTAATGAAATCAGTCTGAAGTTTGGTAGTTTAAGGATAAGGTTGTACTTTTAAATGAAGATGAGAAGGTGATAGAATTGAGAGGTATTGCAAATACCATCAAGTTGATGCAACATTTGATGAAGTACTGTGGTTTGCAAAATCCTTATGGGGGTAGAAGTTATTTGCTTTACTAAAAGCTggataaaataataaacacttGCACTTTACTTGTGGATCTCTTTCACAGTTTTCACCTTGTGGAACAGTTAAAATATTCTCTTGAGAAAGTGGTTACTTTGCTGAGTAGAATATTAGGGAAGATGAATAAGTGGGGGTACTGTAAGCACATTTCTGATCCATAGGTAGTAGCTATAGATTCACATTGATATCAATTccctttttaaacaaattgtTTTACACAAACAAGGCTGTAGggactaaaaggaaaaaatctctaTGCATATGAACTGCAGTTTGAGACGTACACATTACAATccatatattttcttctttcccagcttcaaaggaatattttggCATCTAATCCCAGAGTCACAAGATTCCACATTAATTGGGAGGACAACACTGAAAAACTGGAAGATGCAGAGAGCAGTAACCCAAATCTACAGTCCCTGCTTTCCACAGATGCATTACCTTCAGCATCAAAGGGGTGGTCAACATCAGAAAATTCACTAAATGTTATGTTAGAATCTCATATGGACTGCATGTGACTAACCACCATCCTTTTGGTACTGTATATGTGTTAAACTGTAAAAACAACCAGAACTATTTCCCTCAAATTCCATAAGTACATAGTTGAAGCAATGTGAAgaacttgttttaaaacatcCTGTAGaaagtttataaaaaaaacaaaaaaaaaaaaaaaaccaaaaaaacccccaacaaacagTATTTGAGCAGATTGTGGAATATAAATACAACTATTTTTAagtaattgccttttttttctaatgtgttATTCTATGTGGTCTAAACCAAACCTGATTAAAGTATATGTATTCTCTCCCCTACCCCCTTATTTTGTAAGCACtcttaaaaactaaaaaaaagtttaaaag
The window above is part of the Corvus moneduloides isolate bCorMon1 chromosome 3, bCorMon1.pri, whole genome shotgun sequence genome. Proteins encoded here:
- the ASF1A gene encoding histone chaperone ASF1A; the encoded protein is MAKVQVNNVVVLDNPSPFYNPFQFEITFECIEDLSEDLEWKIIYVGSAESEEYDQVLDSVLVGPVPAGRHMFVFQADAPNPGLIPDADAVGVTVVLITCTYRGQEFIRVGYYVNNEYTETELRENPPVKPDFSKLQRNILASNPRVTRFHINWEDNTEKLEDAESSNPNLQSLLSTDALPSASKGWSTSENSLNVMLESHMDCM